Proteins from a genomic interval of Liolophura sinensis isolate JHLJ2023 chromosome 3, CUHK_Ljap_v2, whole genome shotgun sequence:
- the LOC135463741 gene encoding tRNA-splicing endonuclease subunit Sen34-like: MSADDSITPQDEILQEKQKICLFLAHGNIFVWNPNDVCTLRERHRIVGTLVGCLPRLPRQNAHLGIPLQLMKEEASLLLETGVCRLIDDTKPLMSPKPAQVSCFQELRRNQHQEQIEMYREERREEMRRHLPKILEGRKAKKRKLKESQKSYEESGSTAEEEEEVSFDVESVNIPAISTDHTMVQLFTENPWREKRTEVAVEWNFPLSEQEVMRCQVFRDLWERGYFLTSGCKFGGDFLVYPGDPSRYHAFFIAICIPHHKKMAAMDVVAMGRLGSNVKKTVLICSFDTEKDSVTYTSLQWTGIG, translated from the exons ATGTCTGCGGATGATTCCATCACACCTCAAGACGAAATTTTACAGGAAAAGCAGAAAATCTGTTTATTTCTTGCGCatggaaatatatttgtatggaATCCCAATG ATGTGTGTACCTTGCGAGAACGTCACCGTATTGTCGGGACTCTTGTCGGGTGCCTTCCTCGTCTGCCGCGTCAGAATGCGCACCTTGGCATACCTTTACAGCTGATGAAGGAGGAAGCTTCACTGCTACTAGAGACAG GTGTCTGTCGCTTGATAGATGACACCAAACCTTTGATGTCACCCAAACCTGCACAGGTGAGCTGTTTTCAGGAGCTTCGGAGAAATCAACATCAAGAACAG ATTGAGATGTACAGGGAAGAAAGAAGAGAAGAGATGCGCAGACACCTTCCAAAAATTCTTGAGGGGCGGAAGGCCAAGAAGAGGAAACTAAAGGAGTCGCAGAAGAGCTATGAAGAGTCAGGAAGTACGGCAGAAGAGGAGGAGGAAGTCAGCTTTGATGTTGAGAGTGTGAACATACCAGCGATCTCCACTGACCATACAATGGTGCAGTTGTTCACAG AGAACCCCTGGAGAGAGAAAAGGACAGAGGTCGCTGTTGAGTGGAATTTCCCATTAAGTGAACAGGAAGTGATGCGCTGTCAAGTTTTCAGGGACTTGTGGGAGAGAGGCTATTTTCTGACATCAGGCTGCAAGTTTGGTGGAGATTTTCTGGTGTACCCTG GTGATCCATCAAGGTACCACGCGTTTTTCATTGCCATTTGCATCCCGCATCATAAAAAGATGGCCGCTATGGATGTGGTTGCCATGGGACGTCTGGggtcaaatgttaaaaaaactgttctgATTTGCTCGTTCGACACTGAGAAAGACAGTGTGACGTACACATCTCTGCAATGGACCGGGATTGGATGA
- the LOC135463740 gene encoding F-box only protein 43-like, whose translation MEEDTMSSRLPKFLEPEAKLGMGRFADTLSQRSLSTSTPCVQRSASARTVEYDSGYAESLVDSICFSENATSSPNFTDSTFDLQGATASINCSDQVLDFKPCRRERASSVSKTIPKLNINFYSDSMKIPHDSEMDDESMTSPTDCSALHSNFDTDPKLPVCDHTNIDSPNVVDSNIAARLTEVLKHFSPKEQGRVIGRKMLLDHVDIIKELDSRNLSSTCISVILGHLEPEDLCRICEVTKAWRKVCLSDPVANARRLKYLRRLKTSAKGGKENSGSIKSQRSRGLTKTRSHPFHQMQLVAANQQEDVSPAQMVMPTWSRKWELYGKAAKTLRNDESLRSCRKCSHPSKVSPSQDRAKCQNPLCAFDFCVSCFSDFHGSSPCVPVASRKAKTEIVGSKKSKKNLRRLGR comes from the exons ATGGAGGAAGACACGATGAGCAGTAGATTGCCCAAGTTTCTTGAGCCCGAGGCGAAGTTGGGAATGGGAAGGTTTGCTGACACATTGTCCCAGAGATCTCTGAGCACCAGTACACCCTGTGTGCAAAGGTCTGCTTCAGCCAGGACGGTCGAGTACGACAGTGGTTATGCGGAATCGCTGGTCGATTCAATATGCTTCAGTGAAAATGCCACAAGCAGTCCAAACTTCACAGACTCAACATTTGACCTGCAGGGAGCTACTGCATCAATTAATTGTTCTGACCAGGTGTTGGATTTCAAGCCCTGTCGCAGAGAAAGAGCATCGAGTGTGTCAAAAACCATCCCGAAGCTTAACATCAATTTCTACTCAGACTCTATGAAAATCCCGCATGATTCGGAAATGGATGATGAATCTATGACATCGCCGACAGACTGTTCCGCTCTCCACAGCAACTTTGACACTGACCCTAAACTGCCCGTGTGTGATCATACGAACATCGATAGTCCGAATGTTGTTGATTCAAACATAGCTGCTCGTCTCACTGaagttttgaaacatttctcTCCGAAAGAGCAGGGCCGAGTGATCGGCAGAAAAATGCTGTTAGACCACGTGGATATTATCAAAGAATTGGACTCAAGGAACCTGAGTTCTACCTGTATTTCTGTGATATTAGGACACCTGGAACCTGAAGATCTTTGCAG AATCTGTGAAGTGACAAAGGCCTGGAGAAAAGTGTGCCTTAGTGACCCGGTGGCAAACGCACGCAGACTGAAGTACTTGCGACGACTGAAAACATCTGCTAAAGGTGGAAAA GAAAATTCAGGCTCGATCAAAAGTCAGAGAAGCCGAGGACTGACAAAGACACGTAGTCATCCATTCCATCAGATGCAGCTAGTAGCGGCTAATCAGCAAGAAGACGTGTCTCCCGCACAGATGGTCATGCCAACTTGGAGCAGGAAGTGGGAACTCTATGGAAAG GCTGCCAAAACATTGCGCAATGATGAGTCACTGAGGTCGTGCAGAAAATGCAGTCATCCGTCCAAAGTGTCCCCAAGCCAAGATCGCGCGAAATGTCAGAATCCCTTGTGCGCTTTTGACTTTTGCGTCAGTTGTTTTTCGGATTTCCACGGATCCAGCCCGTGTGTTCCTGTGGCTTCCAGGAAAGCAAAGACTGAAATCGTCGGCAGCAAGAAAAGCAAGAAAAATCTTCGTCGACTGGGCCGGTGA